Genomic DNA from Parambassis ranga chromosome 5, fParRan2.1, whole genome shotgun sequence:
gtgagagagagtgtgtgtgtgtgtgtgaacatgcacATCATGTCCTTTGTGCGGAGAGTCACTCATTTATGCACAATTACAGACATGTGTACATACAGGCAcatacagactcacacactctctctctctctctctcacacacacacacactcttggtGTACGTACCTCCTCCCAGCAGCAGTGTAGGTAGCTGCCACTGCAGGACGTTCTGCAGACACTTGCCCACCCCCACAGGGGTCATGTTGAAGGAGCACATGGGGTCACCCGCCATGGTGTCAGCGCCCAGCTGCATGACCAGAGCCTCCGGGTTGAAGTGCACCCGCACCTCCTGCAGCACACTGTGAAATCAGATGGAATAAAGACGCAGTTTAACCCTCTGATGATCAGCTCCATGCTGAGGTGACAGCAGCGCGCCCACATCAGTGCCTGCTCTGCTTCTGCTCCCCTGTGGTGCCGTGAACTACTCTGATTACAGTGAAACACTGAAGTACAGATGATGATACAGATGTTTTGAAACAAGGCCTTCACTTTCAGGGCTGATATGTTTCTACTAGAAAGCATCACAATGGAAGGATTTCCCTGCTGAGACGTCCTTGTTAAACTGCTGACACTGCATTCAGTCCACAGCACTCCTCAATGGAAGaccgtgacctttgacctcttacAGAGAAAATAAATCTTCTCCTGAGGGATCCATCAGGGAAATCCGTCTCCAGGTTACACCAGGAACACTttaccatctgtgtgtgtgtaccttgtaAAAACCTGGTAGTATCTGTCATCTTTGATGCCGTCCTCCAGCGGGACGTTGACAGCGTACCAGCGGCCTTTACCCAGCCCTGTGTCGCATACATCCCCcgtacctacacacacacacacacacacagagctacaaCACTGTGGCACGACACAGGGCATTAAAGTGTATGTAAAACATCAGGAGGTTCTGACCTGGGAAGAATCCAGGAGAGAACTTGTGCAGAGAGACGGTCATGACTTTGGAGGTGAAGCTGAAGGCATCTTCCACCcctacagagaggagagagagagagagagagggagagagagagagagagagagagagagagagagagagggagagagagagagagagagagggagagagagacagacagagagagacagggagagagagagagacagacagagagagacagggagagagagagagacagagagagagagagaatgaatgcAGTTCCAAcactttttgcagtgtttgttgtttgttttttgtgtgtgtgtgtgtgtgtgtgtgtgtgtgtgtgtgtgtgtgtgtgtgtgtgtaccgtcTCCATGGTGCAGGTCGACGTCCACATACAGCACTCTCTCATATTTCTCTCTCAGCCGAAGGATTCCCAGCACAGCATCGTTCACGTAGCAGAAACCCGAAGCCTCGTCCCTGAGAGAGACAGCAGGTCAGAAAccccacagcgccccctgcaggctgctcattatcatcatcatcagacacTGAAGCCACTCACTTTTTAGCATGATGCCACCCTCCTGCCCAGTTGATGGCCACTTCACACTTCTGGTCCAGCAGAGACTGAGCTGCGGTCAGAGTGGCGCCCCCTACAGCTGCTGCATAGTCAAATATACCCTCCACCACCGGACAGTCATAACCTGTGTGGAAGATAACCAGCAGAGTATATGTGTActtacgctgccccctgctggcgaCACACAGGCAGGCTTCTCGTCTATCCCATTTTTATCTAACAGCCCACTTTTTAAAGCCACATTTGAGATGAGGATAAAGATAAAAACCATTTAGTGTTCTCACCCAGGCCGTAGTCCACTGACTGGGGGTCGTCGTTGTCTCCGTCCTGGCTGATCTTGTGAAGATGCTCCAGGTAGGAGTCTGTGTGGAACTTGGCCATTTCCTCGATGGTGGCTGTCTGAGGCTTCACAACGCTGGAGGAGACAGGAACACACCATGAGCGGTCTTACAGTTACAGAATCTGACGCTAGTGCAGCAGTAAGGGTATCTAACATTAACCCCATCATTTGTCCTTTCACATAAAAACTCCAACACACCCCTGTCACTCAGGTTCATATATGTTTGCTATGCTAGCAAGCCAGCTCATAGAGGCTCGGCCTGAGCCCCATCGCCTCCAGTCTCCACTGAGCACTGTAAAAATAACTTGAATAACCCAGATCCAGTGTGTCTGCTGGCATCTTGGCATCACTGTTGGTGCTAAAGAAGAAGAGCATTTCATGCTAACATGGCTTCATCTACCACCACCTGTGTTACAGTTAAATTTGAGTGacgttattttatttttcaaacgTTCTGTGGATATTGCAGTAATATTGTTAAGATGAATTCTCCTTTTCACAATTACCCTGACAGTCTGGCTGGTCCTGGTAGCTaaacaagctgcagctacatgTACAGAAAGAAAATCAGACAAAGATCTTTTTTCCACTGCTTAAAATTAGCATCAGcttttacattatttataaaGCCAGAGCTAAAGTGAATATCAGCTgattcatcctcttcttcttcccttcccTCAGCACCATCAGCAGCTCTTACACACAGATAAATCATCTGTTTACAAGGCTTGAACTAGAAGCAGAAACTTTTCACGGACTTCTACTGGTTTCTCTTTGCTTTAAAAGCTGAACTACGGACCCTCCGTGAAGCTGATGCCTCCAAACAGCTCACCTCATGTGTTCGAGCAGTCCGTAGGCTT
This window encodes:
- the hdac8 gene encoding histone deacetylase 8, which codes for MSCRGDSDDDSSGKRRVAYVYSPDYIETCDSLSKVPNRASMVHSLIEAYGLLEHMSVVKPQTATIEEMAKFHTDSYLEHLHKISQDGDNDDPQSVDYGLGYDCPVVEGIFDYAAAVGGATLTAAQSLLDQKCEVAINWAGGWHHAKK